AGAGCACTACAAAAGCATTAAAGAGATTGTATCGCCCAAGACAAAGAGAAAGCTTTCCCAGTCAAGAATAAATTCAATAATGGGACTAATTAGAACCATTTTTAACCACGCTATAAAACACAAGTTAATCAAACATTTAAATCCATTTAGCATTGAGATAAAAAAGCCTGACAACAAAAGAGAGAGATTTCTAGAAAAAATTGAAATAGAACTTCTAAGAGAGGAGATAAAAAAGAAAAATGATTTTGATTTAGAGCTTTTTATAGAACTTGCTCTTTGTACTGGCGCAAGGCTTGAAAGTGTATTGAGCATAAGAAAAAAAGATCTCTCCTTATCTGCAAGAAGCGTAAATATAATAGATTTTAAAGCAAAAAATACAAGCAATAAGAGATACACTGGATTTTTAAGCGATGAAGTCTTGTCTTTAATAAATCAAATTTATAACTCATTGTCCCCAAATGATCTTCTTATAAATAAACCGTATGCAACCGTTCAAAATGTTATTCAGCCATTATTAAACAAACTTTTTAACCAAGGATTAGAAAATGATGATTTTTCGAATAGAGTTGTAATACACACTTTAAGGCATACATTTGCATCTCATCTCGCAATTAAAGGAACGCCCATTTTAACTATCAAAAAACTTATGAACCACTCAGACATAAGTCACACTTTAAGATATGCAAAACTTGCACCAGATAGTGGCAAGGATGCGATAAAAGAACTATATAATTAATAAAACCACTTGAATATAATTTAAAAATATAGCCATTTTACTATTATATTGCGTAGCAGATCCTATAAATTTGAAACTTAAAAGATAAACGCCCTATTTTGTTTTCATATATATTTCCTTAGAGCTATTTTTCATTTTTGATGCTCTTTCCATAAATTCTGATAAAACTCCATTTGTAGATTTGACATATTGTCTAAGGTGTCGTTCATTTTCTGCATGCTGTCTTCTAAATTGATCAATGCTTTTGACAACTGATCTAACACCTTCAAAAAATCCTTCTCCCTTCGCTCTAAGGCCTGCATTAAAGCTTGTTCCACTATTAACTGATTCATATATTGCCACCTCTTCTTGGTATTTTTTAATTTTTTCATATTTCTCTTTTTTTAAATCATCAAAGGATTTTAAATCCATAAATTTATTACTAAAAATTTCGCCTTTAAAACGCCTAGATTTTTTTGAATTTAAATGTTTTACTGAAATATAGTCTTTGCCTATTCTACTGACTAAAAAACCGCTATTTTTTATAAAATTTATCACATCATCTCTACATTTAAATTTTCCATTATTATGTAGTGATTTTATACTTTTTTCTAATTCTATGTATTTTTCATCCAATTTTGTTTTTCTTGAGCCTTTTAAAAAATGTTCTTTTTGTGGATCTTTTGGATTGCTAAAACCAAATTTTAAATTTATCTCGTTTTGCCACCGATCAACTCTATAAAAATCTTTTTTGTGCCAATATGGATTAAAGGACTTTTGTGTATTTAAATTGATTTTTGGTATTACAAAATTTAGCTCTAAACGACCTTTGTCACGATGCTGGACCCAAAGTATATTGTATTCATCCATATTTTCACCAAAAATCATTTTTTCAAATTGATCCATTATCTCTATTTTTAAATTTAAGTCTATATCAGACTCTTCAAAACTCAGGCAACCAATGCATACCTTTTGTTTTTTCTTAATAAATTTAATAATGTTTCTCGTTAAACTAGGATAGCCCTTTAAAACTATAGCACTACCTTCATCTACTCGATGATTTAAAAGATAGTCTATTGCCTTTACCGATCCACCACTTTTGTTTTGAAAAAATTTAACTAACATCTTTTTCTCCTTCTATTTTTTTAAAAATTTCGTCTAAAAGTTTGTAAATTTCTGCTAAGATATTTAATAAATAATCACTACTTAATTGCTCTTTGCTACTTATTGTAAGTGCAACTTGATTTAAAATACTTACGACTTTTGATAACTTATATATAGTTATTTTGTCAAATTTATGGACAGGTGGCTTGGCCGAGACCAAAGTATGCCTAATATACTCAGAGATATTTACTCCAGCTAGAGCTGCTTTAAATTTAACTTTTTCAAATGTCTTAGAGTCCAATCTTAGGCTTATTTTTCTTACTAACATATTTTTTGCCTTGCATTTGTCAAGTATTCGGCTATTGAAACAAGAGTAAAAATTAACCTTGAATTTTTAGCACTTCCTATTTTTTGATAGGTTGGCACATCCCTTCCTTCTTTGATCCTTATATCTAACGTAGATACAGCTATACCAAGCACGCTAGCTGTCTCTTTTCGATTTAAAGAATATCTTTTAGGAAACTGTCTTTCTAGGCTTTGTAACGTTTTTTCAAAGTAAATCTCATTATTCATACATAAATCCTTTTTGTATTTAATTATATAAATCATGAGTCATTTTTGTAAAAAATTATATGAATTTTAAAATTTGTGACTAAAATGTGGCGATTTGTTGTGTTTTGTAGTGATTTAATGCAAAAGTTGGATAAACACTAAGCTTCAAAAAAGATATTTACTAAATAAACTATGCCAAACCTAAAGTGATGCAACAAATAAAGATTAAAAGATGGGTAAAAAGTGTGAATTTTAGTAAAATATTGATGTTATACTTATTAAATTTAAGCTTCAATACATTTAAAGTATCTTATACTAGCACATAAAATTGAAAACTGCGAGGTATAAGATGTGTGATTTTTCTTTCTATTTTGAGAAAGGGGATTTTGTGCTAGAGGCTACACATAAGGTTAAAAAATCAAGTGGTACTTTTGTTTGTCAAAACAAAATGAATTCTATATTGTTTCCTATAAATTTTACAGCTAGAGATTATGACATATTTTTTACTATTTGTTGGTATGCTAAACAAATGGGATATTCTGAAAATAGAGGTTTTATTGAGATGCCATATTCAGAAATTGCAAGATTTTATGATTTAAATCTTAATAAAACTAGATTTAATGATGAAGTTAAAAATTTTCGTTCTAAAGTCATTGGGCGAGATGGTACTGCAATATATAGATCTGTAGAAATAACAGATGATGATGAGATAACAACGGTTGGTGTATTTTTTACAGAAATTCAGACATACAGAAACAGACAAATTTTAAAATTTAAAGTCAATCCTTTAGGCTTAGATATCCTTTTTAGTTCATTAAAATTTATGAAGATAAATATGTATGATTTTGTGTCTATTCGAGGTAAATTTGCAAAAACATTATATCGTCTCTTAGTTCAGTATGAAAATTCAAAACCTGATGATAATGGTTTTAAATGCGTTAAATTTAATCGTTCAGAATTTGAGAATTTAATGGCTGTTCCAGAATATTATAAGTCAACAAATATTGATTCAAGGGTTATTGAGCCATCTCTAAAAGAGTTAAATGAAAACTATTTTAAAAAACTTATTTTTAAAAAAGAATTTTCTAAAAATGATGATAAAAAGATAGCTGGTTATTCGTTTAAATTTATTCTAAAATAAGCATAAAACAGATAGAGTTTAGTCCATTTTATCCTTTTATTCTCATGGCTATGTATTCATCTAATTCTAGGTCATAATTCATAGCTTCTGCCTTAAATTGCATAAGCTCTTCAAATGTAAATATATCTTCCAATTCATAAGATGCTTTTATTTTTATTTCTGAATAAGCCCTTATACTCATACCTAAATTTTTAGCATTATTTTGAATTATTTGCCTATTGTTTTTATTTGTTCTTATTCCAATAGCTCTATTTTTTTCTTCTTCATTTGTTTTGTTTGACTGCGGTGCTTCTGTTAATCCCATTTTAAATTTTATAAATTTTTTAATACCTATATTGTGCCATTCGGCTTTTTGATAAATAAAAGATAGCAATTCATCTTTTATATGCAATATTTCTGTCATTAGTGCCTGCTCTACCCATTTTGTTAATGAAATTTTTGGATATCTTTTTTTGATTTTATCTGCAAGCTCTCTTGATAATATTACTTGAATAAAAACATCCCTTTTTTGTTTTTTTGTATCTTTTTGTGTTTCTGCACCATCTATAAAGTCTTCTAAATTTTCAGTTGAATTTGTAGTTCTTTTAAAGTTCATTTCTATCCCTTTTTATAGTGTATTCTATTTTTATATTGTTCATTTTTGCTTCTTTAAATTTTAATGTTTGGTATATTATTTATTCTTTCCATATTTTTTCTTTTTTTAATTTCTTCTTTTTCTTCTTCTTTTGCCTTAAAACTACTATATTCTTCTTTTAATTTTATAACCATGTCATCTCTTTGCTTTTGAGTTGTTAAACTATAATCACATAAGAATCCATAGGAAGAATAATCATATTCGCATATATTTTTACATATTTCATGGTCTTCAAAATACGAGCAAAATTCCTGTGGTATAAAATTTGGTTTGTCTGTTTCAAATGATTTTTTTTTATTATTAGTTTTTGTAAAAGCATCATAAGCATCATAAAGAGTAGGTAAAAGACTAACAAATGTAGCATATACAAGAGTACATATAAATGTTCCTGCCGCAATATTTATCATAATATCCATAATATCGTTTTTTTTATTTTTATTAATACCCATTTTAAAAGTCCTTTTAAAAATTACACTGCAATAGTTCATTACATAGGCTTTTAATTTCGTTTTCTGCCTTATTTTTGTCTTTTATCTCTACTACTCCAAGACCTAGCTGTGTGGCTACCTTATATCGTTCTCGCTCATATATAATGGTCTGGGCTAGTTTTATATAATCTTGTTCTATTTCTTCTATAAAACTTTTTAGACTCTCTATTTTTTTGTATAGGAATGGATTTGTGGAGGCTCTGTTAATTACAATATAAGCTATTAGTTTCTCA
The sequence above is a segment of the Campylobacter corcagiensis genome. Coding sequences within it:
- a CDS encoding relaxase/mobilization nuclease domain-containing protein, which codes for MLVKFFQNKSGGSVKAIDYLLNHRVDEGSAIVLKGYPSLTRNIIKFIKKKQKVCIGCLSFEESDIDLNLKIEIMDQFEKMIFGENMDEYNILWVQHRDKGRLELNFVIPKINLNTQKSFNPYWHKKDFYRVDRWQNEINLKFGFSNPKDPQKEHFLKGSRKTKLDEKYIELEKSIKSLHNNGKFKCRDDVINFIKNSGFLVSRIGKDYISVKHLNSKKSRRFKGEIFSNKFMDLKSFDDLKKEKYEKIKKYQEEVAIYESVNSGTSFNAGLRAKGEGFFEGVRSVVKSIDQFRRQHAENERHLRQYVKSTNGVLSEFMERASKMKNSSKEIYMKTK
- a CDS encoding tyrosine-type recombinase/integrase, with the protein product MALKSYNKVYNTTKFPGIKIYIKDDNDIVFYMRQDGKDIKIGSKSEGVNITYAFNKKKEFDIQIRNGELPDSIAKKYQNKNVTKFNDIAYHFFNYKLENNLGTKKNIDEQIAMYEMYHKNKFGNLQTNEITSELIEEHYKSIKEIVSPKTKRKLSQSRINSIMGLIRTIFNHAIKHKLIKHLNPFSIEIKKPDNKRERFLEKIEIELLREEIKKKNDFDLELFIELALCTGARLESVLSIRKKDLSLSARSVNIIDFKAKNTSNKRYTGFLSDEVLSLINQIYNSLSPNDLLINKPYATVQNVIQPLLNKLFNQGLENDDFSNRVVIHTLRHTFASHLAIKGTPILTIKKLMNHSDISHTLRYAKLAPDSGKDAIKELYN
- a CDS encoding replication initiation protein, with protein sequence MLEATHKVKKSSGTFVCQNKMNSILFPINFTARDYDIFFTICWYAKQMGYSENRGFIEMPYSEIARFYDLNLNKTRFNDEVKNFRSKVIGRDGTAIYRSVEITDDDEITTVGVFFTEIQTYRNRQILKFKVNPLGLDILFSSLKFMKINMYDFVSIRGKFAKTLYRLLVQYENSKPDDNGFKCVKFNRSEFENLMAVPEYYKSTNIDSRVIEPSLKELNENYFKKLIFKKEFSKNDDKKIAGYSFKFILK
- a CDS encoding plasmid mobilization protein: MLVRKISLRLDSKTFEKVKFKAALAGVNISEYIRHTLVSAKPPVHKFDKITIYKLSKVVSILNQVALTISSKEQLSSDYLLNILAEIYKLLDEIFKKIEGEKDVS